Within the Eucalyptus grandis isolate ANBG69807.140 chromosome 1, ASM1654582v1, whole genome shotgun sequence genome, the region ATGTGCATCCACCAGGATAGTGAAGGTTCGAACATTTGGCATTGTTCTGCTTTGCACCATATGACTCAGCAGCCTTTGGGCCTCTTTCAATTGGCCGGAATCGCACACTCCTTGAATGACAGAGGTATAAGTAACAGCGTTGGGTTTGATTGCtgccttcatcatcttctctaaCAAGACACTAGCATCTTTCCATTGGCCTGGGTTGCATAAGCAGTGAACCAATGAGCTATAAGTGAATATGTTGGATTAAATGCCTCTGATCGTCATCTCTTTCAACAATGCCAGTGCATCTTCAATCTGGCCTACATTGCACAAACCATGGATCAAGGAATTATAAGTAAAAATATCTAGTTTGATCACTTCCCTACTCATACTTTCATGGAGTCTCAACGCCTCTGTGATGAATCCCTCCTTGCAAAGGCTATCAATTACTATATTGTATGTGAAGAATTTGATCCGGCACCTTCTCTCTTCCCAGTCCCTTGGCAATTCAATCACCGATCTGGTGTTGCCCGCCCTGCATAATCCCTTCGTGGTTATCGCATACGTGGTCTCATTAGGTTCAGGGCCTTTTCGTCCCATATCATCAAGGAAACTCAGTGCTTGATCAGTGTTTCCCTGAATAAAGAGACCATCAATCAGGATATTCGATGCCACCACATTGATGGGAAATTGTCAGCAAGACATGATCGTCTTCAATCCCCACCGAAGGCAGCTGCTTCATCAAGCGGATGGCAGTCGAGTAGTGTTTTTCATCCTCACTACAGCACCCGACAGCAGACTAAAATCCCTGGGGGAAGGCAAAGGGTTCGTCGTCAACATTTTGTGGAAGCAACACAGGGCATCATCGGCACTCGTCAACACACCACCAGCGCTGCAGTTTCTCCTCACGTAACTCGAGAGCTTGCTCGGGTCGTCTAGATAATGAGTGTTAGGGATCGAACAAAACCTCCGACGAGCGCGAAACAAGAAAGGATGAGGGAGATAGAGAATGGAATGGGATGAGGACTCGCTGGAGATGGCAGCCGgagcaggaagaagaagaaggaagatggaagaagcgGGGCGGAGACTTGTACGCTTCATCGGCTTGACGATGATGAATCTAAAAACTGAAAAAAGCTTTTTGcttctgtgtgtgtgtgtgtgtctctctctctctctctctgtgtctctctcGGAGGAAACAAGGCGACCGTTGTATCTCCAAAAGGTTTCCTCGACAAGATTTGCAAGTCATACTGATaagtaaaaaatcaaaaaggggaaaattccGAATGAGCAAttaaaatgctttcattttctcaagTAATATTATGAAAAGGATTTTATGCCAAATAAAAGGCTAAAAtgctatcattttctcaaacaaaGACATAAAGTAGCTACAGAGACATTTTCATTCTTTaccattttttcaatttttttctttattttgttttcgtttttctttcctttttctgattttccctttcttcttcgcCGATGGCCGGTCTCCAGCGATGGCTGGCCGCTGATGATGCCCGCAGAGAGCTGGGTGAGGGATAGCCTTGCTTGGGTGAGGCTGACCTCACTAGCCATGGGTGAGGTCGGCCCCCGCTAGCGGTTGGCAAGGCCACTTTCACCCATGCCTGGCAAGATTCGTTGGCGAttactagaaaataaaaaactaaatcgataatttaaaattaaaattgtctttTGTAGGAAATGCCTTTAACCATCTAGAATATTTAGTCACCGGGCGACCCGCGAgatcaagcccttatttgaagcTATTATAGACACTTCAAGTCCTCATATGAGatgtccttatttggaattttcccaaaataaagcCCCATAAAGCGAAGCAAACTATTTTATAAGCAATGTCGTTATGGATCAATTCATGTTGCGATCTTGGCCATGTGACCAATGAGTGCCCCTGCATTGAATCGGTTATGGACACAAAGAAGCAATAATGAACAATCTTGTCGTACCCTATGTGTTTGATTAATCACATCAATTCAACCATCTTTATTCCCTTACAAAGTGCGTCACATTCACAATCAATTCATGACACTTCAGGTAGACATGAATGTCCAGTTGGGAATACATATTCTTGTTATTTATACGTATTGGTCTTTATTTCCCGCTCTGATCTCTCCATCGCAAGTTAGTTGCTTTCCTAACATGCCCCGAAGGTCGCATGATTCTTGGCCGGAAGAAACATGCTAATGTGACGGCCACtagattcaaaattttgaagtaTACTTGAAAATCCTAAGAGTAGCATATGAGGGATTAATATCTCGAAAGGTCTCACACGGTGGGCCAAGCTTGTATCATTATTTCACCAACTAACGCAATGCTCCTACTAATCACAATAATCTCATTAAATCTCTTCTCAATAGCATGATCAACACTATAATGCATTTCGTGAACTGCCTATCCACCTTCTCtatgtttgggaaaaaattataattttccaaACATGGCATTtcgcaattttctttttcatagtcTTACTAATATGttaaacttttcaaaaattattcctttttactattattaaaaataaaaaaaaatcaaataaaggcctgaagtattatcattttctcaaataatgacatgAAGCGACCATATCAATTCCAAATGTAGGCCTCGAGTGGTTAtgactatttcaaataagggcctagcCTCACCAGCTAGCATTTTGACTGATCGGGGATATTTTTGTCCAAACACAAggtaaatttaaattaaattagattaaaaattttaaaaaggaaaaacacacaCCACTACCCTATCGTCGTGGGGGCAACAATGAAGGCTAGCGCTTGGGTGAGGGCTGATGACCCTCGCCAACCAAAGGCGACAGCCAATAGGCCCTCGCCAGAAGCGGGAGAGGATGGCGACCCTCTCCCAAATCAGCCCAAATCAGGACAAAGGTCACTAGCCCTCACATGGGCTTGGTGGCCCTCGCGCGATGCCTCCGGACCTTGCCCTAGGTTTGGGGACGCTAGGTGAGGGCCGCTAGGCCTACACAAGGGCGGGTGACCCTTGCCCTACCCAAGGCAAGGGCAGGTGACCCTTGCCTCTTGTAGGCCCTTGCCCAAGCTCCAATGACCTCGTCGGCCTTCGTTACCACCCCCAACAACGATGGGGGCGGTGGCCACAAGGAGAAGAAGCACCCTCTCCTCTCacttgtgttttccttttttaaaagcattttttagaagaaaaaaaggaaaacaattaaaaattttaaaaacaaaattgccATTTACAGCCGGTGAGTTCATACCCTCTTTTAAGATTGATATGGGTATTccatgcccttatttgagaaaatgaaggcacttcccccttatttaaaatagtatcaacttcaaactcttatttaagaaaatatatatatatatatatatttaatttatatagaTCCCTGATATTGGTGCATAATGTCTGCATTGCAGATCTTTGGTACAAAGTAAATGTATCGCCATTAACATCAACTTAACTCGAGCATCCTGACGCCGCACTAAACAATTATTTGTTTGCACGCTActattattatatttgtgtcaaGACACAGAGTAGAGGGGGTAACGGGACTGTCCAGGCAAATCCTGCAGTTGTGAGTGAAACAtgcaaaaacaaatcaaaacattTGTTCGTCTGTTAATAAAACAGAAAACTCGCAATGAATTTACCTCTATAGAGAACGAAAGAAAGTTACATCCTATGGGCCTATTTGTAATGAAGTTGATTGGTGCCACTTGAGACATCAATGTGGTTTGGCATTCGCAATGTCTGTCAGCGGCATTCATGTTCACGCATCAACAGATGCTTTTTGGGAAATCCCTCGCAGTGCAAAGGAAAAGATACTGAAAGTAGTTTCCATACAGTTGCAGCCATGTTCCATAAGTCAGCAAGCTGTCCACCAAACTTTGCTGTGAGAAGCAGAGCAAATAACCCAAATATGTAATCGACCTGCATGACAATCTGAGTACCCAACCCGCCACAAGTATTCACTGCTATTGATTCAAAGTGCCCATCACCATGATCATATACCATCCACTTCCACCCGGGCATCTTCTTCGAAGAACTATGGTAAATAAGACATTGAAGGGATCAGAGgtgctaggaaaataaaataaaagaaaaccagtatctctctctctcaaagctATTGATTCAAAGTGTCCCATTGAGGAAGAGGTCCATGATACTTGTCTATAATGTCTAATTGCATATAGTACACAGTAAAGCTATTGCTATTAACATTGATTTAATTTGAGAACATCCTCACACCACTTGATCATTCATATGAATTTGACCTGTTTGTAGGCACCAGAAGCATTAACCGACAAGCACATGTACCAGTTAAATACAGAGATTTCTTGCAAAACCTAGGCATACGAAAAGCAAAATCAACCTTCCACCCCTCCAACAGCCCGATAATCAAGCAAGAGGAAAAATCTCCCAGACTTAAAACAACTTCATTAACGGGACATGGGACTCAAGGAGGTGATGACTGGAAGAAAACCTGCTGTTAATCTGGTTTACTCTCCATCAAATTTCAGATGAAAAAGTGGACAGATCTCACACACAATGGAGAGTTCAACTAGAAAATGAAGGAGCTCCATTTGTCAAGAGATATTTAACCCACAACTCCATCGTTGCTAAGTCTGCAGAAAAACCCCTTTCAACCATTTCACCAACAAGTTGCGCTGCTCTCCTATTTTCGTTATCTCTTAGTAGTCCTTGGATGATTGTGTTATAAGCGACACCATCTGGAAGGCATCCATTTCCTTGCATCTCCTTTAGCAGCTGATATGCTTCCTCCGTGCGTCCTCCTTTGCACAATCCACGCATGACAATACTATACGTCCACACGTCAGGTTGCAACCCTCGAGCATGCAAACAATCAAACAGCCCTATTGCATCGTCGAGCTTTCCGGCATTACACATGCCATTTATTAGGATACTGTAAGTCACGATGTTAGGGACGAATTTGGAATCTTCCATCTTTCGAACTAATATCATGGCCTTGTCAATCTGCTGCATTTTACACAAGCCATCGAGTAAAGCACTCAAGGTATAATGATTTGGAGATAGATCGCGAGACTGCATCTCGTTAATTAGCTCCGCCGCAGCTTCAAGGTTCCCAACCTTGCAAAATCCGTCCACGAGAGTGCTGTATGTGATGACATCAGGAATCAGGCCCCTTTGAAGCATTTCTTGGAAAAGCATCTGTGACTTGTCCATTCTTTTCGCTTTGCAGTATCCATTAATCAACGTGCTATAAGTAACAACATCAGGTGAGCAGCCTCTTTCAACCATCAAATTAAGCACTTCTATTGCATCTTTCATTCTATTTTGCAAACAATAACCATTCATCAATGtattataaatgaaaatattaggCATTTTACCTAATTGAATCATCTGGTTGACTACAGCCTCTGCCTCTACAAGCAATCCCTCTTTACAATGTGCATCCACCAGGATACTGAAGGTTAGAATCTCAGGCATGACTCTGCTTTGCACCATATGACTCAGCAGTCTTCGAGCCTCTTCCAAATGGCCGAAATTGCAAACTCCTTGAATGACGGAGGTATAAGTAACGATGTCCGGTTCGATTCCtgccttcatcatcttctccaacaagaCCATAGCATCTTTCCATTGGCCTCGGTTGCATAAGCAATGAACCAAGGAGCTATAAGTGAATATGCTGGGTTGGATACCTCCACTGGTCATCTGTTTCAACAATACGAGAACATCTTCCATCTGGCCTACATCGCACAGACCATGGATCAAGGTGTTATAAGTAACGACATCTGGTTCGACGCCTTTCTTGCTCATAATGCCGTGGAGTCTCAACGCCTCTGTGATGAATCCCTTCTTGCAAAGACTATCTATTATTATGCCGTATGCGAAGGAATTGAGCCTGCAGCTTCTCTCTTCCCAGTCCCTCAGCAATTCGATCGCCAATCTGGTGTTACCCGCCCTGCATAACCCCTTGGCGACTATCGCATACGTCATCTCATTAGGCTCAGGGCCATTTCGTTCCATATCATTGAGGAACCTCAACGCTTGCTCAGTTTTGCCCTGAATAAAGAGACCATCAATTAAGGTACTCGAAGCCACCACAGTGATGGGAAACCCAAGCTTCAAGATTCTGCCCAGGATAGACAAACCCAAATCAACCCGCTTTAACCGACAGAAGCAATTCAGGGAAATCGTCAGCAAGACATGATCATCTTCAATCCCTGACGAACGCAGCTGCTCAATCAAGCGGATGGCAGTGGAGTAGTGCTTCATCCTCACTACAGCACCCAAAAGAAGACTGAAATCCCTGGGGGAAGGCAAAGGGTCCGTCTTCATCATTGCACCGAAGCAACGCTGGGCATCGCCGACGCTCGAAAACACGCCACCATTCCTGCAAATTTTCCTCACGTGACTCAAGACCTCGCTGGGGTCATCTAAATCAAGATTAGGGGTCGAGGAAAAccgacgacgacgaggacgaGACGAGAGAGGGAGGATGGAATGGGATGATGGCTGGCTGGAGATCGCAGTCGTCGGCGcatgaagaaggaggaagatggaagaagcagGGCGAAGGAGACTCGTCAGCTTCATCGTCTAAACGAGGGTTAAGGATGAGGGTGATGGAGAATGGAATGGGAAGACGACTGGCTGGAGATCCCAGGTGGagcacgaagaagaaggaaaatgaaagcacCACAGAGACCCGTTCCCCTCATCAGCTGATCATGAATCTCAAAACTGGAGAGCTTTTTGCTTAGGGCTCACTCTCGGCACGCTACTCTCTGGCACTCTGCCcagtgaaaaatttgaagtaggGGAACaaagtgcatttattttttaatataagaatttgaattgaattttcttttaaataaagataaaaaataatcataataattttaaataaagacttgaagtaATCATAACAGTTTTAAATAAGGACTTGGCATTGTTGATGACCTTCGTCGACCGCAGACAAGGGTAACAACTCTCCTAAATCAGGAGAGAGTCACCGGTCCTCTCTTAGATCTAGCCAAGGGATGTTACCAAAATAGGTCATGCTAACAACCCTCAATTATTAGACACGATGAAATATCACAGAATTGTACGAAGGCAGagatcaagaaaaacacaaaaacttatttccAAGTTATGTGTACCAACTATCTGGACTTTTGAAATTTATCCATTGAAATAAGTTccttaattttcgaattttaaaaccTACTCTCCTTGAAACTATAACATGACGTTCCTCAAGGTCTGATTTTTCGATTACATATTCTACCCTGGAATTTTGCTCACCCCAAATATTAACCCTTTACATTATATGTAATGTCATGTTTGCACTTTTCATTGGATTAGTTAAGTGCTTGaactatattaaaaatattcaatagtAATCTTGCATTAATAAGCATTAATCAGATTTGCTAACACGGACATCAATCTAAATCACTATTGGATTATACTTGTGTTATGACATTTTAAAGGTCTAAACAACTGCCGTGAAGATAGATACATATGTATCCACCTGCTTGTAGAATTggggagcgagagagagaagggacgCTTGGCATTGGGTGAGTGATGGAAGGTGGAAAAATGGTGACATCCCTCTAGATTTTGAGATATTGCAGAATTCTCTACCTGCTCTATAAGTACGTATGAGCATGCTCATACAATTATCCATCAAGACTATTGTGTTTCTCAAATTGCAGCCTAGCCAAATAGATTATCAAAGCATCTCTAAAGAGTGACCCCAACCGCAGAAAGTCGGTTTGCTTGCGAGGAAGGCTTTAGTATTcgcagcaaaaaaaaagaactatacCGAACCAGTGCGAGTTTCCGAGCACTCTTAGGATCACCTC harbors:
- the LOC104433091 gene encoding pentatricopeptide repeat-containing protein At3g22470, mitochondrial, with the translated sequence MKLTSLLRPASSIFLLLHAPTTAISSQPSSHSILPLSSRPRRRRFSSTPNLDLDDPSEVLSHVRKICRNGGVFSSVGDAQRCFGAMMKTDPLPSPRDFSLLLGAVVRMKHYSTAIRLIEQLRSSGIEDDHVLLTISLNCFCRLKRVDLGLSILGRILKLGFPITVVASSTLIDGLFIQGKTEQALRFLNDMERNGPEPNEMTYAIVAKGLCRAGNTRLAIELLRDWEERSCRLNSFAYGIIIDSLCKKGFITEALRLHGIMSKKGVEPDVVTYNTLIHGLCDVGQMEDVLVLLKQMTSGGIQPSIFTYSSLVHCLCNRGQWKDAMVLLEKMMKAGIEPDIVTYTSVIQGVCNFGHLEEARRLLSHMVQSRVMPEILTFSILVDAHCKEGLLVEAEAVVNQMIQLGKMPNIFIYNTLMNGYCLQNRMKDAIEVLNLMVERGCSPDVVTYSTLINGYCKAKRMDKSQMLFQEMLQRGLIPDVITYSTLVDGFCKVGNLEAAAELINEMQSRDLSPNHYTLSALLDGLCKMQQIDKAMILVRKMEDSKFVPNIVTYSILINGMCNAGKLDDAIGLFDCLHARGLQPDVWTYSIVMRGLCKGGRTEEAYQLLKEMQGNGCLPDGVAYNTIIQGLLRDNENRRAAQLVGEMVERGFSADLATMELWVKYLLTNGAPSFSS
- the LOC120295562 gene encoding pentatricopeptide repeat-containing protein At3g22470, mitochondrial-like translates to MPGWKWMVYDHGDGHFESIAVNTCGGLGTQIVMQVDYIFGLFALLLTAKFGGQLADLWNMAATGNTDQALSFLDDMGRKGPEPNETTYAITTKGLCRAGNTRSVIELPRDWEERRCRIKFFTYNIVIDSLCKEGFITEALRLHESQWKDASVLLEKMMKAAIKPNAVTYTSVIQGVCDSGQLKEAQRLLSHMVQSRTMPNVRTFTILVDAHCKEGIFEEAEAMQQIDKAMILLRKMEDSKFVPDIVTYNILIHGMCNAGKLDDAKGLFNCLHARGSQPDVWTYNIVMRGWFKGGHMGEAHQLLKEMEGNGCFPNGVTYNTIIQGLLRNNENTRAAQLVREMVERGFAANIKTMELWEKYIVTNGTSSFSI